The Tumebacillus sp. BK434 genome segment CATGTGGTAAGTGGTTCGTATTTTATAGTGGGAAAATTGTCCTAGTTCGTGAAGGGAAGGAGGGATTCAATGGCTGATCAGCTGCTTTTTTCTATGCGCTCAGCCTATCCGTCCTGCTGTTGTGGACATGAAAAAGACACCGTGCCCATTGGTCGTAGCCCCGTCAAGTAGACAGTAATAAAGGACACGTATTATGCAGCGAGCGCTTTCCGGTACTCAACGGGGGAGCGCTCGCTTAATTTAGTTTGGAAACGTGAGTTGTTATAGTAGTTGATGTAGGCGGCGATGTTTCTCTTCGCGACCTCGTAGCTTTCCGGCTTATTAAGGTAAATCTCTTCTGCCTTCAAATGCGAAAAGAATGACTCTATACATGCGTTATCAAAACAGTTGCCACGACGCGAATTGCTCCCAATTAGACCGAGACTTGCGATCCGATTTGCATACCCCTTTGAAGTGTATTGGAAGCCCTGGTCTGAGTGTAGAATTGCCCCGTAAACTCCGGGTACCTTTGAAAGCTGATCCAGAGTTGCTCGCACGAGCTCCAGGTCGTTTCGTTTGGAGATCGACCATGCAATCACTTCGTTGTTAAAGAGATCAATCA includes the following:
- a CDS encoding IS3 family transposase, with translation IDLFNNEVIAWSISKRNDLELVRATLDQLSKVPGVYGAILHSDQGFQYTSKGYANRIASLGLIGSNSRRGNCFDNACIESFFSHLKAEEIYLNKPESYEVAKRNIAAYINYYNNSRFQTKLSERSPVEYRKALAA